From Bos javanicus breed banteng chromosome 5, ARS-OSU_banteng_1.0, whole genome shotgun sequence, the proteins below share one genomic window:
- the LOC133247824 gene encoding ubiquinol-cytochrome-c reductase complex assembly factor 6 isoform X4: protein MPAGVSWSSYLKMFAASLLAMCAGAEVVHRYYRPDLRIPEIPPKPGELKTELLGVKERQQEHQNSTVPRTL, encoded by the exons ATGCCCGCGGGTGTGTCTTGGTCGTCTTACCTGAAAATGTTCGCTGCCAGCCTCCTGGCCATGTGCGCCGGCGCCGAGGTGGTGCATAGGTACTACCGACCAGACCTG aGAATACCTGAAATTCCACCCAAACCTGGAGAACTTAAAACAGAGCTTTTGGGAGTGAAAGAAAGACAACAGGAACATCAAAATTCAACTGTGCCAAGAACTCTGTGA
- the LOC133247824 gene encoding ubiquinol-cytochrome-c reductase complex assembly factor 6 isoform X2 has product MRECFLTSFAPEWPHLSTHGSVCDSPPAGESSPKMPAGVSWSSYLKMFAASLLAMCAGAEVVHRYYRPDLRIPEIPPKPGELKTELLGVKERQQEHQNSTVPRTL; this is encoded by the exons ATGAGAGAATGCTTTTTAACTTCATTTGCTCCAGAGTGGCCTCACCTAAGCACGCATGGCTCAGTATGCGATTCTCCACCCGCTGGTGAAAG CTCTCCGAAGATGCCCGCGGGTGTGTCTTGGTCGTCTTACCTGAAAATGTTCGCTGCCAGCCTCCTGGCCATGTGCGCCGGCGCCGAGGTGGTGCATAGGTACTACCGACCAGACCTG aGAATACCTGAAATTCCACCCAAACCTGGAGAACTTAAAACAGAGCTTTTGGGAGTGAAAGAAAGACAACAGGAACATCAAAATTCAACTGTGCCAAGAACTCTGTGA
- the LOC133247824 gene encoding ubiquinol-cytochrome-c reductase complex assembly factor 6 isoform X1, whose translation MRNMRECFLTSFAPEWPHLSTHGSVCDSPPAGESSPKMPAGVSWSSYLKMFAASLLAMCAGAEVVHRYYRPDLRIPEIPPKPGELKTELLGVKERQQEHQNSTVPRTL comes from the exons atgA GGAACATGAGAGAATGCTTTTTAACTTCATTTGCTCCAGAGTGGCCTCACCTAAGCACGCATGGCTCAGTATGCGATTCTCCACCCGCTGGTGAAAG CTCTCCGAAGATGCCCGCGGGTGTGTCTTGGTCGTCTTACCTGAAAATGTTCGCTGCCAGCCTCCTGGCCATGTGCGCCGGCGCCGAGGTGGTGCATAGGTACTACCGACCAGACCTG aGAATACCTGAAATTCCACCCAAACCTGGAGAACTTAAAACAGAGCTTTTGGGAGTGAAAGAAAGACAACAGGAACATCAAAATTCAACTGTGCCAAGAACTCTGTGA
- the LOC133247824 gene encoding ubiquinol-cytochrome-c reductase complex assembly factor 6 isoform X3 — protein MQQSSQSSAQDSTSARKIHFSPKMPAGVSWSSYLKMFAASLLAMCAGAEVVHRYYRPDLRIPEIPPKPGELKTELLGVKERQQEHQNSTVPRTL, from the exons ATGCAACAATCCAGCCAGAGCTCAGCTCAAGACTCGACATCTGCAAGGAAAATTCATTT CTCTCCGAAGATGCCCGCGGGTGTGTCTTGGTCGTCTTACCTGAAAATGTTCGCTGCCAGCCTCCTGGCCATGTGCGCCGGCGCCGAGGTGGTGCATAGGTACTACCGACCAGACCTG aGAATACCTGAAATTCCACCCAAACCTGGAGAACTTAAAACAGAGCTTTTGGGAGTGAAAGAAAGACAACAGGAACATCAAAATTCAACTGTGCCAAGAACTCTGTGA